The Flavobacterium sp. IMCC34852 genome contains the following window.
AACACCGGAGTTTCAGTCATTGAAGAAATCGGAATGCAGTATTATTTGTTAGGCAACGGCAAAAAAAGCGCCTATTTGTATATGGTGATTTTCATGGGTACACTCTTCTATCCTAACCGATTCAATACCTTTTTAAATTACTATAAAAGAGGCCAAAATGCCCATCATTTCCACGATTTGCCTTTTGAAAAAATGCTATTTATTCCGATACAAAACATTCAAAACTCTTTTAACATCAAATAAAAATGGACGCACTACTTAAACTCTTCAATCAAAACAAAAAAGCCAACCAATTGTTGCTTTGCTACGGACTTTATTGTCTTTCACTTCTATTAGTCAGAGCCAAAATCACCAATTCTGTTTACTTGTTTTTCCTGATTTGGAATGTATTTCTGGCCTTCATTCCTTATGTAATTACGTTACACTTATTGACTTTGGACTTAAAGAAAACAGCCCAATTCAAAGTATTAGCTATCATGGGAATTTGGTTGGCTTTTGTGCCCAATGCGTTTTATATCATTACTGATTTAGTGCATTTGGTTAACTCTGACGGACACATTTTTTGGCTCGATTTGATTATCCTGAGTTCTTATGCCTTGATTGGTTTTGCCTTTGGAATACTGTCCTTACTCGATTTTGAAAAAATCCTCTATCAGTTCACAACGGTAAAAATTACCAGCTTAATCATTCCCATCATTTGTTTTCTCTGCGGTATAGGAATTTATATCGGACGGATTTTACGTTACAACAGTTGGGATATTATAAGCAATCCATTTGAATTAGCATATGATTTGTTCCAAATGGCCATATCGCTTAAATCAATATTGTTTTCAATACACTTTGGTGTATTCATCTATTTTTCGTTTTTAATCAAAAAGAATTTAACCTCAAACAATCCTAATCATGGAAACATCAATTTATAATCAAAGAGAAAAATCGAGCCGATTTTCGACCTATTTGGCATTAGGCTCCTTTGCCATTGGCACAATTATCCTACTCTTTTATATGCTTTTCCCGGGCTTAATGCAATTATTGGTTATAGGCTTTTTTTATGTGCTGTTTGCTTCATTGTTTAATGGCGTTGTCTTGTTAAATCTGCTGTATCAATTTTGCATATATCCCAAAGACCGAGAAGTGTTAGCTATCA
Protein-coding sequences here:
- a CDS encoding DUF1361 domain-containing protein, yielding MDALLKLFNQNKKANQLLLCYGLYCLSLLLVRAKITNSVYLFFLIWNVFLAFIPYVITLHLLTLDLKKTAQFKVLAIMGIWLAFVPNAFYIITDLVHLVNSDGHIFWLDLIILSSYALIGFAFGILSLLDFEKILYQFTTVKITSLIIPIICFLCGIGIYIGRILRYNSWDIISNPFELAYDLFQMAISLKSILFSIHFGVFIYFSFLIKKNLTSNNPNHGNINL